The genomic interval GTCAGGAATAGCTTTAACAAACGTTCCCAGGAACATTGTCTGGTCAAACAGTTGAGTCACCAAACATGGTGACAATTCCTCCGCTCCTACCAGTGTATGGATCGGAATGTCGGTGGCAGGAAAGCGCGCCGTTTTGAGCGTTGACAACTTCATGACTCCAACAAAAGAGCGTCTTCCCCTAGGATACGCTCTCCTGAGAGCGCGTCCACCTCAGGGTAAGTGGATGTGAAGCACCGTTTCTGACAGTGCCAATACAGCATCCACTTTAGTGACAGCGGGAAATGCCTCCATCATTTCTGCCCTCAAATAGGCTTGCTGGGGTTCATACATGAGCGGTTATCCAAAACTACAGCTTTACAAAACTAGCTTTGCACAGTGTAGTGTTATTTTTGAAACAACACTGTTTTGTTAAGGACATTTGTCGAAAAACAATGCATGTGtcccatttctctcttcttAGTTTTTTACTAAGATGCTAAAAATCTTCAGGAGTACTGGATGGGATGAAAGCATTAAAGGAGGCAAAGAATTGATCATTTAATgaccgcagaggtgtgtgttgggggtggtgTATCTGGATGAGGTGCCATGACCCATGAGCTCAGTCAGGGAGTTAATGATAACTGAGCTTTATTGATTCACACTTGTATAAGgaacagcaggagaggggaaGGAGGTAAAGATAGTTTTAATCCATCCAcattaagaatgtgtgtgtgtgtgtgtgtgtgtgtgtgtgtgtgtgtgtgtgtgtgtgtacgtacatatGGGCCTCACGCATAAGCTCATGTGCAAGATGATTATCAGTGCATTGTTCATGAATCGTGGGCAGATTTTTGATTTATCCCAAGTGATGTGAAGCGAGGTTTGTCAGCCAAAGATATGTGGATTTagacaagatttttttttttgccacaatGAGCTGACAGCCACTTAATGTTTATACACGGCTTCAAACTGTGGACTCTGTCTCCATTAGGAGAGATCAAGATTATAGagttttctatgtgtgtgtgatgtgtttctCTTAAAGGACTGTAAGTGCCATCTTTCCTGTCTTAAGGTTTTAAAACAAGCAATTGGCCGGGGAATGTGAGAACAAATCTtactttaataataacaacaacagcaaaaaacgCTGAACGTCTTGCATTCAAATGCTGGTTGTAGGTCCTGCTTATGCCTGCTTTAGAGTGCGTGACAGTACACCCTGCGACTTAACCACAGGTCTTGAGATCAGAGTAAATAATTCAGCTACCTACAGCACCATGAAAAGGAGCAGCTCCACCATAACGAGCCCTTAAGAAATCCCCCTGAGTTGGCAGGTGGTAGGTAGAAGGAAACAATGCGTCACTGCCTGCCTGATTCATGGCTCCACACTGCGGCGTAATGAAGTGGTCGGAGCTGATGTCCATGGTAAGCAGCAGAGGTCCAGGAGGACCGAGGTGCATACGATTCATCCTGTTGGCCATCCGGGCTGTGTGATCCTGGAGAAGGTGGATTGGGGGTGAGAGGAGGAGTCTGGAGAAAGCAGTGAAAGCTGGCCAGGAGGTGGGGTAGGCAGGGAGTGGGGTGATGAGTCGCAGACCCAGGCATCTCCAGCTGGAGTAATCTCTCCCTCATTCTGACCTTAGCCCTCTTCTTCAAGCTTTTCAGCCCCCTCGCCACCACCACCAGTTCCACGAGTCAGCACCAAGATGTCTCaatcactctttttctctcgcgctcaccccccccccccacctcgcCAACTCTTCTCTTCCCCTTTACTGCACCCCTGCTGGTTTTTCTGATTCACTCAAGAGTTTTACcttctttgtatttttattttgttcttaaAGCTGTGCTCTTGTGCAATTATTCTTCAGAATAGAGGAGACCTGTTTTGCACACATTAGCCTATTATTATTCCAGCCATTAATAGCACATTATAAGGACATTGTGCTTTCTTTTCCACTGTTTAAAAGCTGTAACCGAAGACACAGAGCACtactgtaacattttttttttgtattactGGATTCTGGTTCTTGCATCCAGAGTGGTGTCCATGAAAATATGGAGAACACCATAGCTACCGTGCTTTTTCCAGCACCCACATCGGGTGTCAAAGTATTGGCTTATTAAACCCAGAGAAAAGATTAATAGTATATGAGTCTCTATTTTGCTGCATTGGCTTCTCAGTACAGAGCCTTGGAATAATTCTTTTGTCTGACATGATAAGATGAACATGTTTGGTCCACAAACTCCATCTCTGCTTCTTTCAATCAAGACATCATTTGCTCATTTCAAGTGTCACTTTGACTATAATAAGGTTCTGCCTCCTGAAGATGTTACTGACTTTGGTGTAGAGCATAGTGACTCACATTCCAGAGGCAATTGAGTTCCTGTGGCCCTGTTAACCTGCCTCCTGACAGGGAGTTTAGAGATGGGATTCTTGGTCTGTTAAGATAAGACGAAAGGATATTTGGGATGAGGGTTCTTGATAGAATGTTAACCACCCAGGCCATACACAGCTGCTCCTCTGGACCTTTGCAGCAGTGTGGAAACCAGATGGCCGGGGAGGTATCTGCAAGACCTGCCCTGTTATTGCACTGTCCCACAGATAAGGAGAGAAGCCTCTGGAGTAGAAAGATGTAGGAATCACAATACAAGAAGCaaataatacaaacacagaataCCAACACATATCCAGGACATGAGAATGATAAGATCagtagagaagaaaaaaaaagaagaacaggagaataaaaacagaagacagaggTAGTGCAAGAGGACCTGCAGTGTTGTGGCTGATGGCATGTTAACCTTCCCCCACCCACTGATGCTTGTTAAGGGTAAATATGTCCCTGGCTAGTGTGATGTACGGCACTGCctgttgtgtgagtgtaagtcTGACAGCACTCTCCTGCTAACCCGCTATTCCCACCCCATTACGGGGAACGTGGGGGTCGTCTCCAGAGCCCAAGCTCTAGTCCTGGTGAGCCCCAAAGGCCTTCCCGCTGTTTACCCACTCCACGTCTGTTTACTTCCCCTGAACAGAGGCATTTGCTACTGCCACACGGCATTCTAGAGGGGTTCCCTAGCCACTCCCAGAAGGGGGTTGGGGGCATGGGGGGGTTGCTGAGAAAGAGAtacaagagagagaaacacagtaatagagacacaaagagaaaggcGTGGATATTGTTGTTGATATGTCATGATGTCAAGAAGGTAGAGCAGATACATTTTCTAAGTAgactgcatttctgtgtgtctaTAAATCTTAAACTCTCTATGCGTATAGTACACTGTCAAgggaatataaataaaaacaaaaactttgtaTACAGTTGTGTTTGCACTGGGGACACAGGgcacctaaacctaaacctttTTGATCTGATCTCCAGACCATTTGGGGGGGGGATCCATTTGGGGGGGGGATCCTGAAATGCTTTAAGAAGCATAAGTGAGATGCATAAGAATCTGCCAACATGAAAATACATTGAGGTAACCACTCTGAATGTCACAGACTTAAGGGTGTGAATCTCTTGCCTCCTGAGAACAAATCAGCAAACACAAATGCTCAAGAGAATTcaccaaaaaaatcaaatttcaTTGTAAATTTTCCCTAAGATCCACCATCAGTCCAGAATCATTGCAAATAATACTTGTGGCCCTAACAAAGGTAAAATAATGATCAAGCCCCTTGATTTGAAAGGGAATGATAAAAACATCTCCCCAAACACAACCACCACTGGCAGCAGTGACATCAATGCAAGTCCACTGTTGGAACCAATCGTCTTTGGAGGCTTCAACGTTGATGCGACGCGTTGAAGATAAGGATGGATAATATGGgcatattaaatgttttcaaggaacaaaaatgtaattcatgtgAAATGAAGATAAACAAAAGTgtgatataaataaaatcagacaGTGATATTTTAAATGACAGAGAATGCACCGTGTGTCCACACAAACTATCAAACAGCAGGTTTGCTTTATCAGATAAATGTATTGAATTGcagaaataaatcacattttaaacaagATTATTGGAAGGTGGATGATAAAGTATatgaaaaggatttttttttttggttaatggGAATATCTTGGCTTTAGCTTCAAAGCTTCAGAAATTCAGCTAGATAACCTTCAAAAGAAATTCTTTATCCCTTCTCTGGATCTCCAGACATGCCTTGAGAAAGACTTTTCTCAGATAATGAGTAGATTTTGTGGAAGAAAAATACCCCAACATCCTTTATAGTATGTTCCTTAAAGGTTGGAGTTCCATGTCATGAATTAACAATAAAAGCTGATGTTCTGTGGTCCACTCTATTATGCTGAGACTGAGCTGGTTCATGCATATCTATAGCAGTCAGCAGCTACATTAAATCGAATGAAGCACTCTTAAAGTGGTACAACAAAGAGGGAACACCTGGGGAGGCAGGAAATGGATCTCATTTGAAGTCTCTGGATCTCTGCCATGTTGTTAGCATTTGTTGTTATCTTTCCCCTCATCGAATGGACATTGGATGAGTCCTCCATCAAAGCTCATCTGAGTAAGTCTAATTGGAGACAGACATGAAATAGAAAATGATTGCAGATCAGTCATGCTGCTACATAACACCACGCCGCCACATTTGCTCCAACTCCCTCCAATTCTCCCCCCAGAATCTGCCAACAATGAGGGACAGATTTCCTTCATGTAATCCTGTGCATCCAACCTTTTCATACCGCTGGAACCTGTGGTGTCAGTTCAGCTCAACAGAACCCACACCACAGGTTTCTATCAAAGGAGATTTGCCAAAGCCTGTGCATATGAACTGTTGCCATTGGGAGGTTCACATTGTATCAGTGGGGTGCACGAGGAGCTGAGCAGGATATGCTTGCAGCAGGAGGATGTCTGGCAAGAGGTGATTTACTATGAGTCCTACCTGCAAGAGTGGCACTCTCTGCCCATCGCCTTTTCTACCCTTTTATGGTGGGATTGGCTGTAATTCTTTAAAACTTCAGACGTGTCCTACAGCTTTAAGGTGAACTTTGCATGAAAAGGTTCCTCATGCTGCGTTTGGTTGCCCCATATCTCTCAGAGTTAGAGGCTAGAGAAGCTTAGGTTAAGGAGATCAGTGGAAACTTGCTTAACAAAAGGACTGTTTATTGCCTCTTGTAGAGATTTAAGTGCCCAGAGGTTAGATGTGAACCATATTATTGAGAATGTATTGAAAAAAAACCTGCTTGTTTTTAACTTTTCCCTCAGTTTAATGTTTAAGGTATTATATTGTTAAGCAGATAATTGAGTCCTTGGTAAGATGCTAGAGAAATTAATTCCTGGAAGTAAAAGATACAGAGATCACCCTTTAAAATAAGACAACTCATTTTCTTGTTTGCTAGAGAACgataaaacaattaaacatgagCAGAAAGGCCATCTCACTCTGTGCCCACTGtcaatgtgaaataaaaaaacacagcattcaaaGGTCAGAAAGAGGCCATTGGCACCATTGATAGTAATGGGGAAGTTGCAGGACTTGGAAATTCCCCCAGCAATtgtaccccaccccacccagtgAACAGAATAGTGATGAGCATGTGCATTTCAATGGGAGAGGAGTGCTAATCACTACACATCTGTTTAGCCGCCGTTCTTGAACAGAAATGGAAGCTTAATTAATTAGACAATACTTATATTACATATTGCAAACTCCAGGCATTACCTTCATCACATACATTTGTGAAGAAGGTaaaatatttctcaattaaaaaaaagtgtgtgtatatatatatatatatatatatatatatatatatatatatatagagagagagagagagagagagagagagagagagagagagagagagagacctgttAATTTGCTGTGcataaaataaattcatatgcataaaccaaaacaaaaaaaggtggGCCATTTTGTGGACAGATTAAGACTAGTTTGTATTATTAAAGGACTACCAGTGGAAAAGCACCATTTAATACCGGAAGAGGTTTAAATTATGTGTGGAAATCTGACCCCAGCGTCTAAATTGGttcctttaaaatgtacaaGTAACCATTCTAACCTCCACTAGCCTTTCAAGATTAGGATTcagactttttaaaacaaattaagagTTTATAATCTGCTTTCCCCTATCTCCCTTTCCCTTTTGAGCACTACACAAAACTGGAAGTTTGCTTATCAGTGTATAAgtgacagacaaaaaaaatagaaatacaagGCCATGAAAGGACATACAAAATGGTGGGCTGGCTTTGTTCCTTCTGTTCagctccactttctctctcacgctctctctgtATTGCTGTTATCGACACTTCAGACAATTTCTAGTGGGAAATGGGATAATTTTTCAAAGAAAGGCAAATCCACTACTATGTTCAAGAATTCCATTATCACAAAGTGGTGACTATGCAAAGTAAACCATGGCAGATGCAGTGTGGGAGCTAGATTTCCCCGTTCACATGTAAGGCAACTCTTCAGACTAGTCTTTTGCAGCTAATGTCTACATTTCACACTGTATTGTGTCATCTTTAAAGTGTAGTTTATATAATTGGCATGTGTAGAATATACActattgcattttaaattgttgAATTATTCCAAATGTTGAAAGTAATAAAGCACCATatgcatacttttttttctgtttgagatTGTCACTTAAAACACGACCCCTTCacttgcattttacatttttgtcttcCCACTTAAAGCCTAAACCTATTTTTATCCATACTCACTGCTGTTCTTGGCTGTTGTATTGCATTACTTGTAAACAGCTAAATTGAGGTCAGTAAATAATCACCCAAGTTACGGATGTGAAAATTACATGAAACAATTTTGTCTACTGACAGAACACTAAATCTCTCGCAAACTCCAAGGGCAACGTGGTAGGTCAGAGCAGCCGTTGTGATTGATTGACATGaataattgtttgtttaagatAAGGGAAAATAGCAGAAAGGTTAACAGTTGTGGGTTATCTTAGCATtatcacactctctccccaTCAGGGGAAGAGGGGACAGTGTTTTGACTACTGATGAAGACAACCACTTTTAAAGTGAGTACTTCCTGGCAGGATACAAGCAAATTAAAAATCATAGCACAGCAACATCTGAGATATGTTTATTATGAAACAAATACAagcgagagaaaaaaacaaaacaaaaaaacagctctATTGGCAAAATGCACAGCAACACAAgtataatatattgtgtataaATCCTATATACAAACTCCTTCACATTAAAACAGTTGTTTTGAATACAGCTAGACATTTCACTTCCACTGGAAGAAAAATCATTTCAGTGCTGCCAATAATTGATGCCTttcacaaggaaaaaaaaaaaaaaaaaaaaaaccacacaagtatacatatatttatattacagtgATCCTTCACTTGTGGTCAGCCTTTATATtctgaataaaacaataataaaaaaaaagagtcctGGAGTCTTCAACGAGAGAACAACAGTAGAAGCAATGCCAGACACAGGAGACAACTGCTCAGAGACGTTCTTGGAGCATCTGAACGAAACCAACGCACTTCCGGTGACTCGTCTGTGaaccaaagacaaaaaaagaaaaaaaagaaaagaacgaATGATAAAGATACTACCTGGGGGAAAGTGGGACCATTAACATGTGGCCAGGCCTGAAAAACAAGTTCTTCCTCACTAATCTTTTATTGGTTTGCCAGGAATTAAGTGCTAGCCAGTGGGTATTCGTAACTCTATTTGGTCAGTGGATGAGGTGTGAAGACGTCTTCATGGCCTGCTCCACCCAATCTCTGATAAAGCCTCCTACAGCTCCTAGTAGGACTCTCCATACACCCCTGCTTATCACGATATTGATGTAGACAGATAACAGTCTGCCTGACTGATAGGCAAGCACCAAAATGAAGTCAAGCTCAAAATTCAGTCAAATATTTGTTAGCAGCAACAGCACAAGTGAATCTACACAAACTATGCTAGTGAGATGAAGTTGGATACCCATTGTGCTTTGTTGGCAAACCATAACTGGAGCGGTCACTGTTTCTCACAACTAATAAGCCTCCTGTGAACAGAGATGAACTGATCAGCTTACCACAGTCACCATGAAAGACCCCAGGAAAGCAGTGTAGCACTCCATATCCACATCTGCAATACGAGCAGCCTTTTTGCACCCACTCTCCATGAGGTATAACTCCACAATGCCTGAGGGAAAATATGAATACTGATtaattgttatatttattaataatagaAGTTGGGCGTTTTGAGGGTTCCTAGTGGCTATAATGGAAGCTCCATGTTTTAGATTTCATTACCTGACGCGTTCGTCGTATTCACAGCTTCGTCCGGTGAAGTGCTTTGGACAGGCGCAGAAACTCCCCAGTATGCAAGTGCCTCCGTTCTTACAACAGTTGCGACTCAGTTTAGCacctttaaatatatatgaaagaaaacaatcaCTCGGtgtgaacaaacagaaaaggacaCTGATATTTGCTTTTCCACAGAACCTCGCCTACAAGGTTTACGATGAAAAAAACAGCTGGTTTCCCGCAGGTTTCCAAGCAACTGACTTTTATCCAGGGGTTTTGGAGTCCATAGCACTGAGATGCCTCAGTGTACTGCATTTCTGGAGGAACTTTCTAAAACTTACTTTTCAATATAACAGTCTCGTTAACAGCCAATGTTACCTCCTTGTAATTGTACAGACTTAATGCCTTGTTGTCGATCACTTACTTCCTGTGAGGCCGATAAAAGGGAATACAGTTCCCGAGTCGCGATGCTGACGTTCCGAAGTTGGGGCATTCATCTCATTAAACTGATGACTGAATTCGCCTTGCTGAACAGACTTCCCGGACAATTTTATTTTCCCACATTCTACTCCGTCACAGCCTTGAAAAAGAAACACGGGACAGGTAAAGTACAGCCAGCTGCGTTAAAGTAAAAACCGTACTGAAACCGAATGCAGATAATCTAAAACTACCTGATCCAAGCGTCATGGTCTGCCAGGCAATCACGGCAGACAGCAAGACCCTGTAGTAAAAGTGTAACGTTAGGCCTGAAAAGTAAAGAATGCGCAAAGTAGCGAAAACTGAATCCCCACAATTTAGGAAAAAGAAAGACCTTACCCGAAGAGCGAATTACTCATTCCGCTCTCCGACAAAACCCAGACACTGGATTAATTATGGCGACTTTGGCATTTATAAGCAAACGAACAGAAGCTGCTCGTAATTATACTATTAAAACATATCCGTCTACTGTCCAGGTCTTCTATCTTACAAGAACAGGTCACAAATAACAGCACATCTCCACCGGTAACCGACTGCTAACATATCTGTTTAGCTCTACCTAGCAGCTGCACTCTGGGCGCCCAATTAACACCTGCACGCCCTGCCTCCTCCGCTTCGTAGGTATACATGGAATCACACCCATCGCCGGATCCTTGCTATGCAAATACGGAGCAAATTCTAAGCAATTGATATTGGTTCCGACAGTCAAGTCTGgcgtctttcttttttttttttgagtgagCATTTACGCTGttgtattattaaattataaaatagttTAAGCAAAATTTCAGGCATACAttataatgtagtagtagtagtagtagtagtaataataataataataataataataataataataataataatttgattatggtttttgttgttttgttttgttttacgtTAATGCGTTTTGCATACTACAGTTAAATAACGGTGAAAGACTTGGCCCCTTAATTTACAAGTGCtttcaaatatattaatttagggatt from Electrophorus electricus isolate fEleEle1 chromosome 17, fEleEle1.pri, whole genome shotgun sequence carries:
- the tdgf1 gene encoding teratocarcinoma-derived growth factor 1; the encoded protein is MSNSLFGVLLSAVIAWQTMTLGSGCDGVECGKIKLSGKSVQQGEFSHQFNEMNAPTSERQHRDSGTVFPFIGLTGSAKLSRNCCKNGGTCILGSFCACPKHFTGRSCEYDERVRHCGVIPHGEWVQKGCSYCRCGYGVLHCFPGVFHGDCDESPEVRWFRSDAPRTSLSSCLLCLALLLLLFSR